Proteins from a genomic interval of Trifolium pratense cultivar HEN17-A07 linkage group LG6, ARS_RC_1.1, whole genome shotgun sequence:
- the LOC123889289 gene encoding ethylene-responsive transcription factor-like protein At4g13040 isoform X3 has translation MLSDDASILDSNTVVQEEPGSSNNSGSSSSKDQLTQQTLAGPPVKRRKRHRRKNLHSQEACMRGVYFKNMKWQAAIKVDKKQIHLGTVGSQEEAAHLYDRAAFMCGREPNFELPEEEKQELRKFKWDDFLAMTRQAITRKKVKRWISPELPISLEMHRLEKDDCESKQGVSGFSAYEDAEQETSVS, from the exons ATGCTTTCAGATGATGCAAGCATCCTTGACAGT AATACCGTTGTGCAAGAAGAACCGGGTTCATCAAATAATTCTGGTTCAAGCTCATCCAAAGATCAGCTTACTCAACAAACCCTTG CAGGACCTCCTGTAAAACGTAGGAAGCGACATAGGAGAAAGAATTTGCACAGTCAAGAAGCATGCATGAGAGGTGTCTACTTCAAAAATATGAAGTGGCAGGCTGCAATAAAAGTTGACAAGAAACAGATTCACTTAGGGACTGTAGGATCACAAGAAGAAGCTGCTCACTTATATGACAG ggCTGCTTTCATGTGTGGGAGAGAGCCCAATTTTGAGCTTCCGGAGGAAGAGAAGCAGGAACTGCGCAAATTTAAATGGGATGATTTTTTGGCGATGACTCGACAAGCAATCACTCGAAAAA AGGTCAAGAGATGGATTAGCCCGGAACTGCCTATTAGTCTTGAGATGCATCGTTTGGAGAAAGATGATTGCGAAAGTAAGCAAGGAGTGAGTGGGTTCTCTGCTTATGAAGATGCAGAACAGGAAACTTCAGTCTCTTGA
- the LOC123889289 gene encoding ethylene-responsive transcription factor-like protein At4g13040 isoform X2, translating into MVSLRRRRLLGLCSGSCSFVSPLPLYCENLTGSENSSWKAKPKSEKPMLSDDASILDSNTVVQEEPGSSNNSGSSSSKDQLTQQTLGPPVKRRKRHRRKNLHSQEACMRGVYFKNMKWQAAIKVDKKQIHLGTVGSQEEAAHLYDRAAFMCGREPNFELPEEEKQELRKFKWDDFLAMTRQAITRKKVKRWISPELPISLEMHRLEKDDCESKQGVSGFSAYEDAEQETSVS; encoded by the exons ATGGTAAGCTTAAGAAGGCGCAGACTTTTGGGACTATGCTCTG GAAGCTGTTCCTTTGTCAGTCCTCTTCCTCTATACTGTGAGAATCTAACAGGTTCTGAAAATTCGTCGTGGAAGGCTAAACCCAAGAGTGAAAAGCCTATGCTTTCAGATGATGCAAGCATCCTTGACAGT AATACCGTTGTGCAAGAAGAACCGGGTTCATCAAATAATTCTGGTTCAAGCTCATCCAAAGATCAGCTTACTCAACAAACCCTTG GACCTCCTGTAAAACGTAGGAAGCGACATAGGAGAAAGAATTTGCACAGTCAAGAAGCATGCATGAGAGGTGTCTACTTCAAAAATATGAAGTGGCAGGCTGCAATAAAAGTTGACAAGAAACAGATTCACTTAGGGACTGTAGGATCACAAGAAGAAGCTGCTCACTTATATGACAG ggCTGCTTTCATGTGTGGGAGAGAGCCCAATTTTGAGCTTCCGGAGGAAGAGAAGCAGGAACTGCGCAAATTTAAATGGGATGATTTTTTGGCGATGACTCGACAAGCAATCACTCGAAAAA AGGTCAAGAGATGGATTAGCCCGGAACTGCCTATTAGTCTTGAGATGCATCGTTTGGAGAAAGATGATTGCGAAAGTAAGCAAGGAGTGAGTGGGTTCTCTGCTTATGAAGATGCAGAACAGGAAACTTCAGTCTCTTGA
- the LOC123889289 gene encoding ethylene-responsive transcription factor-like protein At4g13040 isoform X1, whose amino-acid sequence MVSLRRRRLLGLCSGSCSFVSPLPLYCENLTGSENSSWKAKPKSEKPMLSDDASILDSNTVVQEEPGSSNNSGSSSSKDQLTQQTLAGPPVKRRKRHRRKNLHSQEACMRGVYFKNMKWQAAIKVDKKQIHLGTVGSQEEAAHLYDRAAFMCGREPNFELPEEEKQELRKFKWDDFLAMTRQAITRKKVKRWISPELPISLEMHRLEKDDCESKQGVSGFSAYEDAEQETSVS is encoded by the exons ATGGTAAGCTTAAGAAGGCGCAGACTTTTGGGACTATGCTCTG GAAGCTGTTCCTTTGTCAGTCCTCTTCCTCTATACTGTGAGAATCTAACAGGTTCTGAAAATTCGTCGTGGAAGGCTAAACCCAAGAGTGAAAAGCCTATGCTTTCAGATGATGCAAGCATCCTTGACAGT AATACCGTTGTGCAAGAAGAACCGGGTTCATCAAATAATTCTGGTTCAAGCTCATCCAAAGATCAGCTTACTCAACAAACCCTTG CAGGACCTCCTGTAAAACGTAGGAAGCGACATAGGAGAAAGAATTTGCACAGTCAAGAAGCATGCATGAGAGGTGTCTACTTCAAAAATATGAAGTGGCAGGCTGCAATAAAAGTTGACAAGAAACAGATTCACTTAGGGACTGTAGGATCACAAGAAGAAGCTGCTCACTTATATGACAG ggCTGCTTTCATGTGTGGGAGAGAGCCCAATTTTGAGCTTCCGGAGGAAGAGAAGCAGGAACTGCGCAAATTTAAATGGGATGATTTTTTGGCGATGACTCGACAAGCAATCACTCGAAAAA AGGTCAAGAGATGGATTAGCCCGGAACTGCCTATTAGTCTTGAGATGCATCGTTTGGAGAAAGATGATTGCGAAAGTAAGCAAGGAGTGAGTGGGTTCTCTGCTTATGAAGATGCAGAACAGGAAACTTCAGTCTCTTGA